A genomic stretch from Poecilia reticulata strain Guanapo linkage group LG20, Guppy_female_1.0+MT, whole genome shotgun sequence includes:
- the hhatlb gene encoding hedgehog acyltransferase like, b, with protein sequence MGIKAALPKYEIYFYNTVLCLAMFWAASWIFEVSSSNANRKTFKASVKSGYFGRKMDTADFEWMMWFSTFREHILFALSGHVLFAKICSMLAPQFRSLVYMVYGLLAVWTSMGWTYVSLMLSHCILLYSISLVKIRWLCFVAGLCTLATFKCEPFVSWQAGFVEGDFELRHVLFYGGCGFTIMRCVSFALENCERKDGHYSVLELLKYNFYLPFFYFGPIMTFDKFYVQVNKSDLTRKEREMWNISLQGLIHLGVIIVVDVLFHFMYILTIPTDIKLLKHLSDWALVGLAYINLVYDWIKAAIMFGVINTVSRLDHLDPPKPPKCITMLYVFSETHFDRGINDWLCKYVYNYLGGKHENVVEELVATLCTYGVAILWLGPCEVVLVWAFFNCFGLNFEMWTAKAFSMEPFASFEAAMSEAMSRRIRAIFNTFNFWCIVLFNLMALNSLDFVKLVTKRLLLKGFPITTVIVMFVTYCLIQVIKERERRQALIDDPDPLPPAAPLNAAAATCPPTAAPQAVADSSKEKAE encoded by the exons ATGGGGATCAAAGCTGCACTTCCTAAGTACGAGATCTACTTCTACAACACCGTGCTGTGTCTGGCCATGTTCTGGGCAGCCAGCTGGATCTTTGAAGTGTCGAGCT CCAATGCaaacagaaagacatttaaagCCAGTGTGAAATCAGGATACTTTGGGAGAAAAATG GACACTGCAGATTTTGAGTGGATGATGTGGTTTTCCACCTTCAGAGAGCACATCCTGTTCGCCCTCTCTGGTCACGTGCTCTTTGCCAAGATCTGCTCCATGCTGGCTCCTCAG TTCAGGTCCTTGGTCTACATGGTGTACGGTCTGCTGGCGGTATGGACCAGCATGGGTTGGACCTACGTCTCCCTCATGCTGTCCCACTGCATCCTGCTCTACAGCATCTCCTTGGTGAAAATCCGCTGGCTCTGCTTCGTCGCTGGCCTCTGCACCCTCGCCACGTTCAAGTGCGAACCTTTCGTGTCCTGGCAG GCAGGTTTTGTGGAGGGAGACTTTGAGCTGCGGCATGTCCTCTTCTACGGAGGCTGCGGGTTCACGATCATGCGCTGCGTGAGTTTTGCTTTGGAAAACTGTGAGCGGAAAGATGGGCACTACAGCGTCCTGGAGCTGCTCAAGTACAACTTTTACCTCCCTTTCTTCTACTTTGGGCCCATCATGACCTTTGACAAATTTTATGTGCAa GTCAATAAGTCTGACCTGACCAGAAAAGAAAGGGAAATGTGGAATATCAGCCTGCAGGGTTTGATCCATTTGGGAGTCATCATCGTAGTGGATGTCCTCTTCCACTTCATGTACATCCTCACCATCCCCACTGACATAAAGCTCCTGAAACACCTCTCTGACTGGGCTTTGG TGGGTCTGGCTTACATCAACCTCGTCTACGATTGGATAAAAGCAGCCATCATGTTCGGAGTCATCAACACAGTGTCCAGACTGGATCACCTGGACCCACCAAAACCACCAAAGTGCATCACTATGCTCTATGTGTTCTCTGAAAC gCATTTTGACAGAGGAATTAATGACTGGTTGTGCAA GTATGTTTATAATTACCTTGGTGGAAAGCATGAGAATGTGGTGGAGGAGCTGGTCGCTACGCTTTGCACCTATGGCGTTGCCATCCTCTGGTTGGGCCCCTGCGAGGTCGTCCTGGTCTGGGCTTTCTTCAactgttttggtctcaactttGAGATGTGGACCGCTAAAGCCTTCTCCATGGAGCCATTTGCATCTTTTGAG gctGCTATGTCAGAAGCAATGTCCCGCCGCATAAGGGCAATCTTCAACACGTTCAACTTTTGGTGCATTGTGCTGTTCAACCTTATGGCTCTGAACAGTTTGGATTTTGTCAAGTTGGTCACCAAGCGACTGCTTCTGAAAG GCTTCCCTATAACTACCGTCATTGTCATGTTTGTGACCTACTGTCTAATTCAAGTGATCAAGGAGCGAGAGAGGAGACAGGCCCTCATCGATGACCCTGATCCACTTCCTCCTGCAGCCCCTCTTAATGCTGCTGCCGCCACCTGTCCACCCACTGCTGCTCCACAGGCAGTGGCGGATTCCagcaaagaaaaagcagagTAG